TCCGCCTGCGTGTAGTTGCCGCCGAGGAAGATCACTCCGGACACCTGCTGGGCGAGGAGCAGGTCGATGTAGTCCGACTCGGTGACGCCGCCCGCGTTCTGCGTGCACAGCAGGGGCGTGTACCCGTTCTGCGTCAGGGCGCCGCCGACGATCTCGGCGAAAGCCGGGAAGATCGGATTCTGCAGCTCGGGCAGCACGAGGCCGACCAGTCGCGCACGCTCGCCCCGCAGCTTCGTCGGCCGCTCGTAGCCGAGCACGTCGAGAGCGGTCAGCACCGCCTGGCGCGTCGCACTCGAGACGCCCGGCTTGTCGTTCAGCACGCGGCTGACCGTGGCCTCGCTCACACCGACCTTGCGCGCCACCTCGGCGAGTCGCTTCGACATGGGGTCAGTGTACGCAAGTTCTTGCAGGATCGCGCAAACGCGCTGCAAGCGCGGAGGATGCTATTCGCGGACGTTGCCGTTCGAGCAGGTCTGCTGCGCGGCGGAGTTGCCCTTGATCGTGTCGGGGAGCTGGACCACCGTCGGGTCCGGTGTCGCGCCTTCGACCGGGACCGCCGGGTCCTGCACGACCACACCGTCGTTGCTGGTGTTCTGGTGCGTGATCTGCAGCTGCGCGTTCGCCGCGATGGCTTCCCACATGACGCTCGCCGCCTGCTCGTTCGGCACGACCTTGTTCGGATCGTCGCTGTCGCCGACGGTCGGGTACTGCAGGAAGACGATGTCCTCGAACGGCACCGACTTCACGGCCAGGGCGATCTGCACGATCTTCATCGGGTCGGCGAGCGAGGTGCTGGTCTCGAGGTTGTTGAGACCGATGTTCGCGAGCTTCAGCATGACCGGCACGTTGCCGAGCGTCTCGCCGCTGATCAGCGCGCGAGCAAGGCTCGACATGTACTGCTGCTGGTTGCCGATGCGTCCGAGGTCGCTGCCGTCGCCGACGCCGTGGCGGGTGCGGAGGAACTGCAGCGCCTGCAGGCCCTGCAGGTAGTGCGTTCCCGCCTCCATGTCGAGGCCGGTGTAGACGTCGTCGATCGGGCTGGCGAGGCAGACCTCGACGCCGCCGATCGCGTTCGTGATCTCGATCACGCCGCCGAAGGTGACCGAGGCAGCGAACTGGATCTCCTGCCCGGTGAGCGCGGAGATCGTCTTGGCGACGCAGTTCAGCCCGGCGTCGGTGTAGGCGACGTTGAGCGGCTGCTTGCTCATGCCCGAGTGCACTTCACCCTCGGGGTCGGTGCACTCCGGGATCGGGACCATCAGGTCGCGGGGGAAGCTGACGACGGTGATGCGACGAGGCTCCTGCGAGACGTGGACCAGGAGGTTCACGTCGTTGAGCGTGCCTTCGGAATCCGCACCGGTGCAGCGATCGCCGAAGAGGTCCTTGTACTTCTCCTCGCACGTGTCGACACCGGTGAGGACGAGGTTGAACCCCTCTTTGTACTCTCCGATGTCCGGCGGGAGCTGCTCCTGCCCCTCGAGGTCGACCGCGTTGGCGGAGACCGTGCTGGAGAAGTCGTAGAGGATGTACGCGCCGACGCCGAAACCGCTGACGAGCACCACGGCGAGGCCGATGGCGAGGAACTTCAACAGCTGCCCGACTGCCCCCGGGGTGCGCTGCTGACCGTGTCGCGCGATGGTGCGACGCCGTCGGGAGTTCTCGCTCACTCGTGGCCTTTCGGGGTTCAGTATGCGGAGGGTGTGGGATTCGAACCCACGAGACATCTCTGCCCACTGGTTTTCAAGACCAGCTCCATCGGCCGCTCGGACAACCCTCCCGACAGACGAATCTGCCGACAACGCGTGAGTCTAGCCGAGTTCTATTCTGACGCGTCGACCTGGGCGGGTGCTGGAAGCGTGTCGAGAGCCGTCGCCAGGCCGCCATCGGCCACGTCGTCCGTGACCTCGCTCGCGGCATCCTTCACCTCGTCCGGAGCCTGCCCCATCGCCACCGCACGGCCTCCGTGGGACCGCGCCCAGCCGAACATGCCGATGTCGTTGCGGCCGTCGCCGGCCACGAGCACGCGACTGCCGTCGACGCCGAGCGCGGTGCGCACCTGCTCCAGGGCGGTGCCCTTGTCGACGCCCTGCGGGGCGATGTCGAGCCACGCGGTCCAGCCGATCGCGTAGGAGACCTCGTTGAGCCCGGCATCCGCCACCAGCCGGTGGAAGTCCTCCTCGTCGTGGCCCGGCGAGACGACGACGATGCGCGAGACCGGCTCGGCTCCCAGCTCGTCGAAGTCGACCTGGCGGCCGCCGTCGAGGGTCCAGTCGTCGAGCTGCGCGGTGTAGAGACGCTGCGCGGAGGCGAGCTCGACCATGTATCGCGCGTCCGGCAGGCGCTCCTGCAGCAGCGCGAGGACCGGCCGCGGATCGAAGGTCTCGATCTTCCAGCGCTCCCACTCCCCGTCGACGCGGCGCATGGTCACGGCGCCGTTCGAGCAGACCACGTACTCCGCCGTCAGGCCGAGCTCCTCGACATAGCGTCGCGTCGCCATCCAGCTGCGGCCGGTGGCGATGGTGACCTCGTGCCCCGCCTCCCGCACACGGGCGACCGCCTCGGGCACACCGGGACTCATCGTCTCGTCCTGCAGCAGGATCGTGCCGTCGACGTCGAGGCCGACGAGCCAGGGTTCGCTCATGAGGTGGATCCCTGCGGGCGGATCACGTCGAGTCCGCCGAGGTACGGGCGCAGCACCTCGGGCACGCGCACCGATCCGTCGGCCTGCTGGTGGGTCTCGAGCAAAGCGACGATCCAGCGCGTGGTGGCGAGGGTGCCGTTGAGCGTGGCCACGTGCTGCGTCTTCGCAGCCCCCTCCGCTGCACCCTGGGTCCCCGAGCCCGTCGAAGGGGCGGGCCGGTGACGCACGTCCAGCCGGCGCGCCTGGAAGGTCGTGCAGTTCGAGGTCGACGTGAGCTCGCGGAACGCCCCCTGGGTCGGAACCCAGGCCTCGATGTCGTACTTGCGTGCGGCGCTCGACCCCAGATCGCCGGCCGCGACGTCGATCACGCGGTAGGCGAGGCCGAGCGAGGTGAGCATCTCCTCCTGCAGCGCGACGAGGCGGAGGTGCTCGGCCTCCGCGTCGTCGGGGTTCGTGTAGACGAACATCTCGAGCTTGTTGAACTGGTGGACCCGGATGATGCCGCGGGTGTCCTTGCCGTGCGAGCCGGCCTCGCGGCGGTAGCAGGTGGACCAGCCGGCGTAGCGGAGGGCGCCGTCCGTCAGATCGACGATCTCGTCCTTGTGGTACCCGGCGAGCGCGACCTCGCTGGTGCCGACGAGGTACAGGTCGTCGTCCTTGTCGAGGTGGTAGACCTCGTCGGCGTGCTCGCCGAGGAAGCCGGTTCCCTGCATGATCTCCGGCCGCACGAGGGTCGGCGTGATCAGCGGCACGAAGCCGTTCTGCAGCGCCTTGTCGAGGGCGAGGTTCATGAGGGCGATCTCGAGGCGCGCGCCGATGCCGCGGAGGAAGTAGAAGCGCGCACCCGACACCTTCGCGCCGCGTTCCATGTCGATCGCCCCGAGGAGCTCGCCGAGCTCGAGGTGATCACGGGGCTCGAAGTCGAAGGCGGGCACGTCGCCGACGCGGCGCAGCTCGACGAAGTCGGCCTCGCCGCCCGCCGGGACGCCGTCGATCACGACGTTCTCGATCCGGGCGAGCGCCGCCGCCGCCGCCTCCGATGCCTCGTTCGCCGCCTGCTGCGCCTGCTTGACGCGGTCGGCGAGCTCCTTGGCCTGGGCGACGAGAGCCGCCTTCTCGTCCTTCGGCGCCTTCGCGACCTGCTTGCCGAACGCGTTCTGCTCGGCGCGCAGCTCCTCGAACGTCGTCAACGCGGCACGACGCGATCGGTCGGCCTCGAGTGCGATGTCGACGGTGCCCTGGTCGTTTCCACGGGCGGCCTGCGAACGGCGGACGATCTCCGGCTGGTCGCGGAGGAGTGCGAGGTCGATCATCCACCAAGTCTAGAGCGCGTGCCGGGGGCGTCAGCCGCGCCCGGTGAGCTCCCGCCACGCCTGAGCGAGACGTGCCACGCCCTCGGTCAGGTCCTGCTCGCTCACCTCCGAGAACGACAGACGAGCGAACCCACGGAAGCCCTCACCCTCAGCCGCGAACCACTCGCCCCGCTGGTAAGTGACGCCGCGGTCCTGTGCGGCCTCGAAGAGCTGCGCGAAGTCGAGGTCACAGCCGAGACGCGCCCACGCGAAGAACCCGCCCTGCGGCTCCGCCACCTCGACCGCGTCGCCGAACTCCGTCCGCAGCGCCGTGACCAGCACCTGGGCCTTGCGGGCGTACCCCGCGCCCGCCGCGGTGATCGAAGCGTCCAGTCGCTCGTCGCCCAGCATCCGCTCGACGACGGCCTGAAGGATGCCGCTGGTCTGGCCGTCGAGCCGGTTGCGCAGGCGGGTGACGCGCTCCGAAAGCCCGGCCGCGAGCACGATCCAGCCGAGACGCAGTCCGGGCCCGAGCGTCTTCGAGAACGTGTTCACCGCGATCACCCGATCGGACGCGCGGAACGCGCGACGGTCGGGCACCGCGACGCCGGGGAACGAGATGGCACGGTAGGGGTCGTCGGCGATGATCGTGAACCCGTACTTCTCGGCGAGGGCGACGAGTGCGGCTTCCTTCTCGGCGCTCAGCGTGACTCCGGACGGGTTCTGGAACGTCGGGACGGTGAACAGCGCCTTGGGGCGGAGCCCGGCACGGAGGCGCCGCTCGAGCTCGTCCACGTCGATGCCGTCCGGTCCCACCGCGACGGGGGCGACCTCGACGCCGATCAGGTCGAGCACACGGAGGAAGAGCGGATACACCGGGTCGTCGACGACGATCAGGTCTCCCGGATCGAGCGTGCTGAGCACGGCGAGGGCGAGGCCGTGCGCTCCGCCGTTCGTCACGAGGATCCGGTCGGCGGACACGCCCTCGCGCGCGGCGATCGCCGCGCGCAGCTGCGGCAGGCCCGGGGCGGGCGTGTACTTGAGGAGCGGCGCGAAATCCGCGCTCTCGGTCACGGCGCGGAACGCGTCGCGATAGATGTCCAGGGGAAGCAGATCCGTGGCCGGGTTTCCGCCGCCGAGATCGATCGAGCCCGGTGCGAGCCGGATGAGCGTCGCATCGCCGAAGCCCTGGCGCGCAGGGAGCCCGGCCAGCAGGGCGCTCGGAGTCGGGGCGAGGTCGGTCATGGGGGTCCGATCGGTTCAGGGGCGGAAGGGGACGAGCCGGGGATCGGCGTCGCCGTCGAGGTCTCGAGCGATCAGCTCGCCGAGCAGGGGGGCGAGCGTGACGCCGCTGTGCGTGAGGGCCACATACACATCATCCGCGACGGCGCCGACGAGCGGCATCCCGTCGGCGGCGTGCGGGCGCGCCGCGTGGTCGACGCGCACGCGCGCCGCGGCGGGGAGTCGCCACCCGAGCGCGTGCTCGATCTCGTCGCGCAGGGCCGGCCAGACCGTGTCGACGGATGCCGTGACGCCGGCATCCCGCAGATCGGCTTCGATGCGCAGGCTCTGCGCGGCGATCCGCCCGTCGCCGTCGGGGCGCACCTGGAGCCCGGCCACGGAGCGGATGCGGTCGATCGGATGCCCATCGACCTCGATCCGTGCAAGGAAGCCGTCGTCGCCGGCCGAGGACGACAGCCGCTGCACCCGCGGAGACACCGCCGCGACCAGCGCAGCGGTGCCGGTGCCGGCCGCCACGACGATCAGGTCCGCCGGGCCGACGAGGCCGCGCAGGTGCTCCAGCGAGGCCACAGGCGTCGCATCACGCACCGTGCCGCCGGCGCTGCGAAGATCGGCGAGCTGCGCCGCGAGGAATGCCTCCGTGTCGACGTAGCCGTCATCGGGATACACGACGCCGTCGATCTCGGCTCCCGTGCGGATGAACCACGGGATGTCGTGTGCGGCGGAGCGCTCGGCGTGCCGACGCCGACCGTCGGCATTCAACCGCCGGTACGACGCCGGTTCCTTGCCGTGGTCGTTCACCCAGGCGAAGCTCGCTCGTGAGGCTTCCGTGCTCCCGGCCGGCTCGGCGGCGAGCAGGACGACATCCGCTCCGCGCTCGGCGATCCGCGCCGCGACGCACGCGCCGACCACGCCCGCCCCCACGACGACGACACGTAGGCGTGCGAGGGCGGCGTGATCACGGCGCGCGGTCGACGTCATCCGTCGATGAAGTGCCGGGCGATCCGGTTGCCGATGAACTGCACCAGCTGCACCAGGGCGATCAGCACGATGATGATGAGGATCATGACGGCGTAGTCGAAGCGCTGGTATCCGTACGTGAGGGCGAGGTTTCCGAGTCCGCCGCCGCCGACCGCTCCGGCGACGGCTGTCGCGTCGATCAGCGCGACGAAGATGAACGTCAGCGACAGGAGCAGCGGCCCGAACGCCTCGCGCACCACGAACCCGAAGAGGATGTGCAGGGGCGAGGCTCCGAAGGCCTTGGCCGCCTCGATGACACCGGGATCGACCGCGACGAGATTCGACTCGGCGACGCGCGCGATGCCGACGGAAGCCGCGATCGTCAGCGGCAGGATCGCGGCAGCCGGCCCGATGCTGGTGCCGATGAGGGCGCGGGTGAGCGGCGTCAGGGCGATGAGCAGGATGATGAACGGGATCGGGCGCAGCGTGTTCACGACGATGTTCAGGGTCGTGTGCACGATGCGGCTGTGCAGCAGCTGTCCCGGGCGCGTGGCGTAGAGGAAGATCCCGAGGATCAGGCCGATCACCGAGGCGAGGAAGAACGCGACCGAGACCATGAAGAGCGTCTCGCCGAGCGCGCGGGCGACCTTCGGGATCACCACGTCGAGGTCGAGGACGTCGAGGCTCACCATGTCGTCACCTCCGTCCGGGTCGAGAGCGCAGCCACGAACCGGTCGACGGCGGCGTCCTCACCATGGAGCGCGAGGCTGAGCTGCCCGTACGGCAGGTTCTTCACGCGCGCGACGCCGCCCTGGATGATCGAGAAGTCGACCTCGTGGATGCGGGCGAGCGACGAGAGCAGCGGCCCTTCCGCGACCGCGCCGTCCATCGCCACCGAGATGCGGCGACCGGCGAAGCTCGATGCCAGCTCGGCGCGCTCCGCGTCGCTGAGGAACGTGCGCGTGTACGAGCCGACCAGGTTCGCGGTGACCGGATGCTGCGGCCGGGCGAGGATCTGGTGGATGTCTCCCGATTCGACGACGTCGCCGTCGCTGAGGATCGAGACGCGGTCGGCCAGCTGGCTCATCACGTCCATCTCGTGCGTCACCACGACGATCGTGATCCCGAACTCCTGATTCACCGAGCGGAGCAGGTCGACGATCTCGGTCGTCGTCTGCGGATCGAGCGCGCTCGTCGCCTCGTCGGCCAACAGCACCGACGGCTTCGCCGCGATCGCGCGGGCGATCCCCACACGCTGCTTCTGACCGCCGGAGAGCTGCCGCGGACGCGCGAAGGCCTTGCCGCCGAGCCCCACGAAGTCGAGCAGCTCGGCCACGCGCCGCGAGATCTCGTCGTCCTTCCAGCCCGCGAGCTTGAGGGGCGTGGCGATGTTGCTGAAGACCGTGCGCGAGTTCCAGAGGTTGAACTGCTGGAACACCATCCCGATGCCGTGCCGCAGCGTGCGCAGCTCGGCGGGCGGCAGTGCGTGCACATCGACACCGTCAACCAGCACGCGCCCCTCGGTGGGAGCCTCGAGACCGTTGATCATGCGCAGCAGCGTGGACTTGCCCGCTCCGGAACGCCCGATCAGTCCGTAGACCTCTCCGGCATGCACCGTGATGTCGACATCGCGGAGCACGCGGACGGGCTCGCCCTTCCCTCGGGCGGGGTAGTCCTTCGACACCCCGGAGAGCTGGATGCGCTCTGTCATTCGATCCTCGGTCTGGTCGTGCGGCTGCTCCGCACCGTGGCGGACTACTGGGCGACGAGCTCGGCGAGCGCCTTGCGGAGGTCGTCGACGGGGAGTTCGACGATGGTGGCCTCGCCGCGCTTCTCCTCTTCGAGGGCCGCGACCACGCGCTTGTCGCGGTAGGTCTTCTCCAGCAGCGCCCAGGCCGGGTCGTCGGCGCGGTCTGCGGTCGTCGCGACCACGATCACGTACGGGCTCGACGTGGTGGCCGAGGAGTCCTCGAGCACGAGGGCGTCGTCGCTGGTGATCTCGAGCGCGGGGTCGAAGTCGTCGGTCGCGATCACGACGGCGGAGATGGTCGGGTCGCTGTAGCTGGTCTGCACCGATTCGTGGGCGATGCGCACGAGCTCGATGCCGCGCGGGTTCGAGGTGATGTCCTCCTCGGTCGGGAAGACGCCGGCGTTCTCGTCGACCTCGATGACACCGGCCGTCTGCAGGATGAAGAGGGCGCGGGAGAAGTTCGCCGGGTCGTCGGGCACGGCGACCTTGGCACCCGCCGGGATGTCGTCGGCGGAGTCGAGATCGTCCGAGAACAGTCCCCATGCCGAGATCACGGTCGAGAAGACCGGCGTGATGTCCGACCCGTTCTCCTTGTTGAACTGGCTGAGCCAGGCGACGTGCTGGAAGGAGTTACCGTCGACCTCGCCTTCGACGAGGGCGGTGTTCGGCAGGTAGGGGTCGTCGAAGTTCACGAAGGTGAGGTCGAGCCCGTTCTCCTTGCCGACCTCGATGATGGCGTCCTGGAAGTCGCTCTGCGCGGTGTCGGCGATCGTGAGGGGGATCAGCTCCTCCGCGCCGTCGCCGGAGGCCTCGGGGGCGGAGTTCTGCACGACGATCGGGATCACGAACGCGGCGGCGATCGCGACGACCGCGACGGCCCCGCCGATCAGCCACAGGCGCGTGCGCGACTTCTGCTTCGAGAGGTGCGCGTCGATCTCGTTCTGGGTCTGGTTCTGCTCTGACATGTCGTGCTCCTGCGAGGTGGGCCGGTCGTCGGGAGTGCGTCCATCGTCCGCGCCGGCCGATCGGGACGGCGGCGCGGGGAGATGCGGGATGGCTTCCGACGTTAGCCGCGGGGCGAGGGAGCGCACGATCCCGGAGGTAACGCACGGAAACACGGGGCCTGCGTCGCCGGAGAGAGGGGGCCGATGCCGGGATTAGAGTAGCGCCATGACCACGAGCGATTCCGCCCGACGACAGGCGGCGCTCGTCTACAACCCGATCAAGGTCGACGGCAAGCGACTCCGCGCCGCGGTGCGCGATCTGTCGAGGGAGGCCGGGTGGGAGCATCCGGCCTTCTATCCGACGACCGTCGAGGACGCCGGCCAGGCGGCGACCGCGCAGGCGTTGGCCCGCGGCGTCGACGTCGTGCTCGTGGCGGGCGGTGACGGCACCGTGCGCGCGGTCTCCGAGGCGATCGCGAACACGGGTGTGCCGCTGGCCATCCTGCCGAGCGGCACCGGCAACCTGCTGGCGCGCAACCTCGGACTCCCGCTCGGCGATCCCGCGGAGATGATCCGCGCGGCGCTCGGCGACTTCCGGCATCCGATCGACATCGGCTGGGCGCGCGTGAGCCGCGCGAACGGTGAGGAGTCGGAGCACGCCTTCGTGGTGCTGGCCGGCATCGGCCTGGATGCCGACATGATCGCGAACACGCGCTCCGACCTCAAGAAGTCCGTGGGCTGGATCGCCTACGTCGACGGTGCGGCGCGGTCGCTCCCGCGGGCCAGGCCCTTCCGGGCCGTGTACCAGATCGACGACGGACGCCTGCACTCCACGAAGGTGCACAGCATCCTCTTCGCGAACTGCGGCACGCTCCCGGCCGGCATCGCGCTGATCCCCGATGCCTCCATCACCGACGCCACGCTCGACGTCGCCGTCATCCAGCCCACCGGCGTGCTCGGCTGGCTCGGCGTCTGGCGGAAGATCTGGTGGGACAACTCGGTCCTGCGACGCTTCCGGGCCGGACGCCGCGTGCTGGAGCGTCGCGGCAGAGACGCCTCGGTGCACTACTTCCGAGGAGCGGCGGCGGAGGCCGCGGCTCCCGGTCCGACTCCTGTCGAGCTCGACGGCGACGAGTTCGGCGAGGCGGTGCGCATCACCTGCCGGGCCGACCCCGGCGCTCTGCTGCTCGCGCTGCCCGCCGGGCACCCGGTGTCGATGCTCTGAGCCCGGCGGAGCGCCGGGCACCGGTCAGCTGCTGAGCACCTTCACGGTGCCCTCGAGGCCGCCGCCGGTGAGCGTCAGCGTGAAGTCGTCGTCGTCCACGTCATCGTCGGGGAAGGCGATGATCGTCGCCCGCGGCGCCATGTCCATGGTGCACACCTGGTCGGCATCCGTGACGAACGTGGCCGTGCCCGCGTTGCCGGACCCCTCGACGGCCTCGACGACCGGAGCGCACGAGGAGGAGCCCCACGTGAGCAGCACCAGGCTGCCGTCGTCGAACCAGCCGGCCGACGGCTGATACTCGGTCGAGCTCCCGGGCTTCCCGGTGAAAGCGGCATCGCCGTCGAGCTCGACATCGTCGACGATGTCCCCGTAGGTGACCTGCAGGGTGATCTCGGCGGTGGGATCCACTCCCTCGGGGAGGGCTCCGATGCTCGCGCGCGGCGCGAAGTCGGCCGTGCACACCTTCTCCTTGCCGTCCTCGGCGTCGAGATCCACGAGGTTCACGGTGACCGTCTGGCCCTCTGCCGAGACCTCGTCGACCTGCGGGATGCACCCGGACGACCCCCAGGTGACCACGGCGAACATGCGTCCCTCGTCGAGGAGAACGCCCTCGATGTCGCCGGCATCGTCACCGGTCGTCGAGCTCGGTGCGGGCGAGTTCGTCGGCGTCACGGCACCGGGCGTCGCCGTGCAGCCCGCACCGAGGAGCGCGATCGCGGCGAGGGACGAGAGGACGGCTGCGAGACGCGTGCGTGTGGCCATGGTCACAGGGTACCCGCCCGATATTCCGGTTTCATCCCCCAGACCGACCGGGATCGCGCCGGATCACTGCAGAGCGGAGGTGAGGCGGGCCAGGTTGTCGAGCACGGTCGACCGGAGGGGCTGCTGCATCCACTCCTCCAGGGTCAGCTCCCGGCTCAGGGAGCGGTACTTGTCCTCGACGGCCCGCATCTCGGTGACGAACTCCTCGCCGCGCACGAGCATCGACACCTCCAGGTTCAGACCGAAGGAGCGCATGTCCATGTTGCTCGAGCCGATGACCGCGACCTCGTCGTCGATCGTGAGGCTCTTGGTGTGGAGGATGTAGGGCTTGCGGTACATCCAGATGCGCACGCCCGCCTTGAGCAGCACCTCGTAGTAGCTGCGCTGGGCGTGATAGACCATCGCCTGATCGCCCTCTTCCGAGACGAAGAGCTCGACCTCGACGCCGCGGTCGACGGCTGCCGTGACGGCGAGCAGCAGCGCCTCGTCGGGGACGAAGTAGGGGCTGACGATCATGATGCGGTTCTTCGCCGCGTAGAGCAGACCGAGGAACAGGCGCAGGTTGTTCTCGACCTCGAAGCCCGGTCCCGACGGCACCACCTGGCAGTCCAGGTCGCCCGATCCGATGTTCGCGTGGGAGATGTCGATCTCCTCGAGCACCTCGTCGGTCTCGCTGTACCAGTCGCTGAGGAAGATCGCGTTCACGCTGAGGACGACCGGCCCGTCGATGCGCACCATCAGGTCGACCCAGTTGAGACCCCGCTTGATGTTCTTCGGGAGGTTGTACGTCGACGCCGTGACGTTCTGCGAGCCGAGGAAGGCGACCTTGCCGTCGACGACGAGGAGCTTGCGGTGATTGCGCAGGTCGGGCCGCTGCATCCTGCCCTTCAGCGGCTGCACCGGGAGCATGAGCTGCCAGTCGGCGCCCATGGCGTTCAGCCGCTTGATGGTGGCCCGGTAGCGCGGCTTCCAGCGGTTCGCCCAGTGATCGAGGAGCACGCGGACCTCGACGCCGCGGGCTGCGATCTCCTCCATGGCCCGGAAGAAGTTGTCGGTCGAGTCGTCGGACTGGAGGATGTAGAACTCGATGTGGACGTAGTCCTGCGCCTCGCGGATCGCGTCGGCCATCGCGTCGAGCGATTCCTGATAGTCCGAGATCAGGTGCGCGCCGTTGTCGCCGGAGAGGGGGAGGGCGCCGAGCCTCTGGTTCATCTCGACGATGGGGCCGAACCACGCCGGAGCGTGCGGCCGCAGGGTTCCGAAGTGGAGGTGCTCGCTCGTCTGCGCGATGTACTCGTTGATCTGGTCCTGCTTGCGGCGGCGGGCGCGCGGGAGGCGCGGGTTCCCGATCAGCAGGAAGAGGAAGACGCCGATGAAGGGGATGAAGAACACGGCGAGGAGCCAGGCCATCGCCGCCGTGGGACGGCGATTGCGTGGGATCACGATGATCGCCGTCGTGCGGATGACGAGGTCGAGCAGCAGCAGGAACGCGGCGGTCCACCAGGCCACGGTCTCCGGCGTCATCGTCTCCCCTTGCTCCGCCGGCGTCGATCACCGAGGGCTCGCGCGGTCGCCCGCGCATTGGCTACACAGTAGCCGATGGCTCGGACGTCTCTCAGGCGCGAGGAGGGAGGCCGCGCGCGGCGCGCTCCTCGGCCTCGATGCGCGCGTGCACCTTGCGCTCGGTGCGGTCGGAGCGGATGATCCCGCGGAGCACGAAGAAGAAGACGGCGCTC
This genomic interval from Microbacterium sp. LWH11-1.2 contains the following:
- the cls gene encoding cardiolipin synthase, with the protein product MTPETVAWWTAAFLLLLDLVIRTTAIIVIPRNRRPTAAMAWLLAVFFIPFIGVFLFLLIGNPRLPRARRRKQDQINEYIAQTSEHLHFGTLRPHAPAWFGPIVEMNQRLGALPLSGDNGAHLISDYQESLDAMADAIREAQDYVHIEFYILQSDDSTDNFFRAMEEIAARGVEVRVLLDHWANRWKPRYRATIKRLNAMGADWQLMLPVQPLKGRMQRPDLRNHRKLLVVDGKVAFLGSQNVTASTYNLPKNIKRGLNWVDLMVRIDGPVVLSVNAIFLSDWYSETDEVLEEIDISHANIGSGDLDCQVVPSGPGFEVENNLRLFLGLLYAAKNRIMIVSPYFVPDEALLLAVTAAVDRGVEVELFVSEEGDQAMVYHAQRSYYEVLLKAGVRIWMYRKPYILHTKSLTIDDEVAVIGSSNMDMRSFGLNLEVSMLVRGEEFVTEMRAVEDKYRSLSRELTLEEWMQQPLRSTVLDNLARLTSALQ
- a CDS encoding diacylglycerol kinase family protein encodes the protein MTTSDSARRQAALVYNPIKVDGKRLRAAVRDLSREAGWEHPAFYPTTVEDAGQAATAQALARGVDVVLVAGGDGTVRAVSEAIANTGVPLAILPSGTGNLLARNLGLPLGDPAEMIRAALGDFRHPIDIGWARVSRANGEESEHAFVVLAGIGLDADMIANTRSDLKKSVGWIAYVDGAARSLPRARPFRAVYQIDDGRLHSTKVHSILFANCGTLPAGIALIPDASITDATLDVAVIQPTGVLGWLGVWRKIWWDNSVLRRFRAGRRVLERRGRDASVHYFRGAAAEAAAPGPTPVELDGDEFGEAVRITCRADPGALLLALPAGHPVSML